A genomic segment from Bosea sp. OAE506 encodes:
- the mdoH gene encoding glucans biosynthesis glucosyltransferase MdoH: MTETAMNERPAPTTFQPAAQGLTIAPAPLPAAGSTPAGLQDRAVLSRRRWLVLGLNLATLAALLYGLAQVLGAGGWTVADSAILVAFLFGAPWTVLGFWNAVLGFWLLHGVKDGLERVAPFAAAGDLPTPIAVRTAILMTLRNEDPARAFARLHVVKKSLNATGEGGWYDYFVLSDTNDPEVAAAEERLAAAWQAEAGEDCRIIYRRRSDNAGFKAGNVRDFCERWGADYELMLPLDADSVMSGEAIVKLTRMMQAYPKLGILQSLVVGMPSQSAFARVFQFGMRQGMRPYTMGSAWWIGDCGPFWGHNAMVRIAPFRDGCHLPVLPGRAPLGGAVMSHDQVEATLMRRAGYEVRVLPVEGGSWEENPPTMLDFAKRDLRWCLGNLQYLKLMDIPGLLPMSRFQLFWAILMFLGLPAWTLMIALLPLKAIEDRGIADYPAGLAAGLYLLFLAMYLSPKLAGFADILLSRGGAGAYGGRLRFVASAAIELVFAFLQGAVLSFRTTLFMIGLLFGRSRIGWGGQARDAHALSLATAFSGLWPHLLFALYLFGTLAVLSPSLLIWSLPLTAGYLLAIPFAMATALPSLGAWFARQGLCGIPEDFDPPPVLQAIRAETRS; encoded by the coding sequence ATGACAGAGACAGCCATGAACGAGCGCCCCGCTCCGACCACGTTCCAGCCGGCGGCGCAAGGCCTCACCATCGCACCGGCGCCGCTGCCCGCGGCGGGGTCCACCCCCGCCGGGCTGCAGGACAGGGCGGTGCTGTCGCGCCGGCGCTGGCTGGTGCTCGGCCTCAATCTGGCGACGCTGGCGGCGCTGCTCTACGGGCTGGCGCAGGTCCTCGGTGCCGGCGGCTGGACGGTGGCCGACAGCGCCATCCTCGTCGCCTTTCTCTTCGGCGCACCCTGGACGGTGCTGGGCTTCTGGAACGCGGTGCTCGGCTTCTGGCTGCTGCATGGCGTGAAGGACGGGCTCGAGCGGGTCGCTCCTTTTGCGGCCGCCGGTGATCTGCCGACGCCGATCGCGGTCCGCACCGCGATCCTGATGACGCTTCGCAATGAGGACCCGGCCCGGGCCTTCGCCCGGCTGCATGTGGTCAAGAAGAGCCTCAACGCCACGGGCGAGGGCGGCTGGTACGACTATTTCGTGCTGTCCGACACCAATGATCCCGAGGTTGCCGCCGCCGAGGAAAGGCTGGCCGCCGCCTGGCAGGCCGAGGCAGGCGAGGACTGCCGCATCATCTATCGTCGCCGCAGCGACAATGCCGGCTTCAAGGCCGGCAATGTCCGCGATTTCTGCGAGCGCTGGGGTGCCGACTACGAACTCATGCTGCCGCTCGATGCCGACAGCGTGATGTCCGGCGAGGCGATCGTGAAGCTGACGCGGATGATGCAGGCCTATCCGAAGCTCGGCATCCTCCAGAGCCTCGTCGTGGGCATGCCGAGCCAGTCCGCCTTCGCGCGGGTGTTCCAGTTCGGCATGCGCCAGGGCATGCGGCCCTACACCATGGGGTCCGCCTGGTGGATCGGCGATTGCGGCCCGTTCTGGGGCCATAACGCGATGGTCCGTATCGCGCCCTTCCGCGATGGCTGCCATCTGCCCGTCCTGCCGGGTCGCGCGCCGCTGGGCGGCGCCGTGATGAGCCACGACCAGGTCGAGGCGACGCTGATGCGCCGCGCTGGCTACGAGGTGCGTGTGCTGCCGGTCGAGGGCGGCAGCTGGGAGGAAAATCCGCCGACCATGCTCGACTTTGCCAAGCGCGACCTGCGCTGGTGCCTCGGCAATCTGCAGTACCTCAAGCTGATGGATATTCCCGGCCTGCTGCCGATGAGCCGCTTCCAGCTGTTCTGGGCGATCCTGATGTTTCTCGGCCTGCCTGCCTGGACGCTGATGATCGCGCTGCTGCCGCTCAAGGCGATCGAGGATCGCGGGATCGCCGATTATCCCGCCGGGCTGGCGGCAGGGCTCTACCTGCTCTTCCTGGCGATGTATCTCTCGCCCAAGCTCGCGGGCTTCGCTGACATCCTGCTGTCGCGGGGCGGTGCTGGCGCCTATGGCGGGCGTCTGCGCTTCGTCGCCTCGGCTGCGATCGAGCTGGTCTTCGCCTTCCTGCAGGGCGCGGTGTTGAGCTTCCGCACGACACTGTTCATGATCGGGCTGCTCTTCGGACGCTCGCGCATCGGCTGGGGCGGGCAGGCGCGCGACGCCCATGCGCTCTCGCTGGCGACGGCCTTTTCCGGGCTGTGGCCGCATCTGCTCTTTGCGCTCTACCTGTTCGGCACGCTGGCGGTGCTGTCGCCGAGCCTGCTGATCTGGTCGCTGCCGCTGACGGCCGGCTATCTGCTGGCGATCCCCTTCGCGATGGCGACGGCGCTGCCCTCGCTCGGCGCCTGGTTCGCGCGGCAGGGGCTCTGCGGCATCCCCGAGGATTTCGATCCGCCGCCGGTGCTGCAGGCGATCCGCGCGGAGACCCGTTCATGA
- a CDS encoding FkbM family methyltransferase, with the protein MSPLLHAPGTARAIGRSLRVYHGDKSRHGDMDALYGRFLKPGELAFDIGAHVGDRISCFRRLGARVVALEPQPGPARALRLIHGRDPQVTLVEAACGDAEGVVRLRINSANPTVSTASDAFVGAASGAEGWQEQVWDREIEVPSTTLDALIARHGLPALLKIDVEGFEAHVLAGLSRRVPVISFEFTTIQRDVAEACLARLEALGPYAFTVSLGESQRLEFAAPVTAPAMRDYLRDLPHSANSGDVYALLQN; encoded by the coding sequence ATGAGCCCCCTGCTCCACGCACCCGGCACGGCCAGGGCCATCGGACGGTCGCTGCGCGTCTATCACGGTGACAAGTCCCGCCATGGCGACATGGACGCGCTCTATGGCCGTTTCCTCAAGCCCGGCGAGCTCGCCTTCGATATCGGGGCCCATGTCGGAGACCGCATCTCCTGCTTCCGCAGATTGGGCGCGCGGGTGGTTGCGCTCGAGCCGCAGCCGGGGCCGGCGCGCGCGCTGCGGCTGATCCATGGCCGCGACCCGCAGGTCACGCTGGTCGAGGCCGCCTGCGGCGATGCCGAGGGCGTCGTGCGGCTGCGGATCAACAGCGCCAACCCCACCGTCTCGACGGCGTCCGACGCGTTCGTCGGCGCGGCGAGCGGGGCGGAAGGCTGGCAGGAGCAGGTCTGGGACCGCGAGATCGAGGTGCCCTCCACGACACTCGACGCGTTGATTGCGCGCCATGGACTGCCGGCGCTGCTGAAGATCGACGTCGAGGGCTTCGAGGCGCATGTGCTCGCGGGCCTGTCCCGGCGCGTGCCGGTGATCTCCTTCGAGTTCACGACCATCCAGCGCGACGTTGCAGAGGCCTGCCTCGCCCGGCTCGAGGCGCTCGGGCCCTACGCATTCACGGTCTCGCTGGGCGAGAGCCAGCGCCTGGAGTTCGCGGCGCCGGTGACCGCACCGGCCATGCGCGACTATCTGCGCGACCTTCCGCATTCCGCCAATTCGGGCGATGTCTACGCCCTCCTTCAGAACTGA
- the otnI gene encoding 2-oxo-tetronate isomerase: MPRFAANLSMMFNEWAFLDRFKAAADAGFEAVEFLFPYEHPAEQVGLALTGGALQQALFNLPPGDFAKGERGIAALAGREAEFRAGVETALAYAHETGVKRLHMMAGLADPDDATAQATYRASLAHAADALAPHGIELLLEPINGKDMPGYFLNDFDRAAAYVRESGRPNVRLQFDMYHCELIHGDVAGRLKAMFPLVGHVQIASAHGRHEPDDQGPDYPQLFGLLDELGYDGFVGCEYRPRAGTLEGLGWFAPYRRHDPRPDPLDAV, encoded by the coding sequence ATGCCTCGCTTCGCCGCCAATCTGTCGATGATGTTCAACGAGTGGGCCTTCCTCGATCGCTTCAAGGCGGCGGCGGATGCCGGCTTCGAGGCGGTCGAGTTCCTGTTCCCCTATGAGCACCCGGCCGAGCAGGTCGGACTCGCGCTGACGGGCGGGGCATTGCAGCAGGCGCTGTTCAACCTGCCGCCGGGCGATTTCGCCAAGGGCGAGCGCGGCATCGCGGCGCTAGCCGGCCGGGAGGCCGAGTTTCGCGCCGGCGTCGAGACGGCGCTGGCCTATGCCCACGAGACCGGCGTGAAGCGCCTGCACATGATGGCGGGCTTGGCCGATCCTGACGACGCGACGGCGCAGGCGACCTATCGCGCCTCGCTCGCCCATGCCGCCGATGCGCTGGCCCCGCACGGGATCGAACTGCTGCTCGAGCCGATCAATGGCAAGGACATGCCGGGCTATTTCCTGAACGACTTCGACCGGGCCGCGGCCTATGTGCGCGAGTCCGGGCGGCCGAACGTCAGGCTGCAGTTCGACATGTACCATTGTGAGTTGATCCACGGCGATGTCGCCGGCCGGCTCAAGGCCATGTTCCCGCTCGTCGGGCATGTCCAGATCGCCAGCGCCCATGGCCGCCACGAGCCCGACGACCAGGGGCCCGATTATCCGCAGCTCTTCGGGCTGCTGGACGAACTCGGCTATGACGGTTTCGTCGGCTGCGAGTACCGGCCGCGCGCCGGGACGCTCGAAGGGCTCGGCTGGTTTGCCCCCTATCGCCGGCATGATCCGCGGCCCGACCCGCTGGACGCGGTCTGA